One Ficedula albicollis isolate OC2 chromosome 15, FicAlb1.5, whole genome shotgun sequence genomic window carries:
- the CABP1 gene encoding calcium-binding protein 1 isoform X2, with amino-acid sequence MGNCVKSPLRNLSKKIRHDEKTSYKAVQTSEEGSSAGEYQGPLMVLAQNCAVMHNLLGPACIFLRKGFAENRQPDRELRPEEIEELREAFKEFDKDKDGFINCRDLGNCMRTMGYMPTEMELIELSQQINMNLGGHVDFEDFVELMGPKLLAETADMIGVKELRDAFREFDTNGDGEISTSELREAMKKLLGQQVGHRDIEEIIRDVDLNGDGRVDFEEFVRMMSR; translated from the exons ATGGGCAACTGTGTGAAGTCTCCTCTGAGAAACCTCTCTAAAAAG ATCCGCCATGACGAGAAGACGAGCTATAAAGCTGTCCAGACGAGCGAAGAGGGGTCGTCGGCTGGCGAGTACCAGGGTCCGCTCATGGTGCTGGCCCAGAACTGCGCCGTCATGCACAACCTGCTGGGGCCAGCATGCATCTTCCTGAGGAAGGGCTTCGCAGAAAACAGGCAGCCT GATAGAGAACTGCGTCCGGAAGAAATTGAAG AATTAAGAGAAGCCTTTAAGGAGTTTGATAAAGACAAGGATGGGTTTATTAACTGCAGGGACCTGGGGAACTGCATGCGGACCATGGGCTACATGCCTACTGAGATGGAGCTAATagagctctcccagcagatcAACATGAACC TGGGTGGCCATGTGGATTTTGAAGATTTTGTTGAGCTGATGGGACCAAAACTTCTAGCAGAGACTGCAGACATGATTGGTGTAAAAGAACTCCGTGATGCCTTCAGAGAG TTTGACACTAATGGTGATGGGGAGATCAGCACCAGTGAGCTGCGAGAAGCCATGAAGAAACTTCTAGGGCAGCAGGTGGGTCACCGGGATATTGAAGAGATCATCCGGGACGTGGATCTGAATGGAGATGGGCGTGTTGATTTTGAAG AGTTTGTTCGCATGATGTCCCGTTGA